The Syntrophorhabdaceae bacterium nucleotide sequence AAAAGGTCTGAAGCTTCGAGAAATTAATGAACGCATCGTTCGTCACCTTTATCTTCATAAGGATATCCGCTTCGATAAGCAGAAAGAGCGTTTCAAAAACAATCATGTAGATATATTTCTGATAACCCTTGGGGCTCAAAGGCACCATGCCGAGACGTATCGAGTAGTCAGGACGTGAAGCCTCCCTGATGATCGTCTGCCTTTTTCCGGAATACAATTTTGACAGACTGCTTTCTCTATAAGTGATATCGTAAAAGACATCCTCTATTTCAACGACCTTCATGAGTTGCTGCACATTTGGGAGAAAACGGGCGACATCATAGTTGCAATCCCTGTTCGCATCAATCATCCGGAGCATCACCTTGAATGCCCTGTTCGTGAGGTAACGCAAGTAAAGAAGGATAACGATCGCCACCGCGCCTGCGACGATAAAGAAGAGGTACATGTACTCAAAGAGCTTAATCGTTATCATCGCCCTCTTCCCGTTTGAAACCAAATTTCTTCATAAAATAGTAAATGCTCTCCCGTTTCACGTTTAGGAGCTTTGCAGATTTGTATACATTAAAGTTCGTATCCCGCAGCACCTTCAGGACAAAGTTTTTCTCCGCCTCCTCCCGCGCAGGCTGGAGACCTTTCCCTATCTCAACATTAAAGGAGATCTTTTTAACGCCACGTCTTTCCAATTTCTCCTCTGCATCGCGGAAGAGGATCGCCCTCTCTATAGAAAAGAGGATCTTTTCCATGTTCACCGGTTTTAAGATATAATCGAAGGCGCCNNNNNNNNNNNNNNNNNNNNNNNNNNNNNNNNNNNNNNNNNNNNNNNNNNNNNNNNNNNNNNNNNNNNNNNNNNNNNNNNNNNNNNNNNNNNNNNNNNNNAAAAAGGTTTGCTTTTCATAGCTTTTTTTATATAATTGAAGGATAGATGAGGTGGATAATCATATGTACGGTTTTACTGCCTTCCATACTTTTTGCCTTTTGTTTCGAATACGCGGGCAACGAGCATGGCATCACCCCCATAATCCTTGAGAGCATTGCAAAGGTCGAATCAAACCTCAATCCCAGGGCTATCAACAGGAACAGGAACGGTTCCATTGATATCGGTCTCATGCAGATCAAT carries:
- a CDS encoding helix-turn-helix domain-containing protein, whose amino-acid sequence is GAFDYILKPVNMEKILFSIERAILFRDAEEKLERRGVKKISFNVEIGKGLQPAREEAEKNFVLKVLRDTNFNVYKSAKLLNVKRESIYYFMKKFGFKREEGDDND